From a region of the Phaseolus vulgaris cultivar G19833 chromosome 6, P. vulgaris v2.0, whole genome shotgun sequence genome:
- the LOC137832216 gene encoding probable F-box protein At4g22030 yields the protein MSSLRVSILNPLHSSSSSSSSSSLKRINCSINVPKLPAGVSFSVPKVASSRRSMVEEFGKFTVTDNYKSSFAEKNDTNKILHDGDLCNTINSEAIIQLYAILEAVADRIEMHTNVGEQRNNWNTLLLNSINMLTLTASTMAGVAGAGSCEGAPLLALKLSSALLFSAATGMLLATNKIQPSQLAEEQRNAARLFKQLQAQIQTTIAVGNPSESDVRGAMERVLALDKAYPMPLLGGAMLEKFPEKFEAARWWPQSGLNIKKAQMKIKKNNGWNVELEEEMREVMEVVKRKDMEDYERLGNIALKINKGLAISAPLLTGIAALGSVLSGDGFVPVVAGALATVVNAFEHGGQVGMVYEMYRNCGGFFQLLEETIEATIEEKDLEKRENGELFELKMALQLGRSVSELRQLASKSASCRIEEREIDEFASKLF from the coding sequence ATGTCTTCCTTACGGGTTTCCATACTAAACCCTTtacattcttcttcttcatcatcttcttcttcttctttgaagAGAATCAATTGTTCTATCAATGTCCCTAAACTACCTGCTGGAGTCTCCTTTTCAGTTCCCAAAGTAGCATCATCTAGGAGAAGTATGGTTGAGGAATTTGGAAAATTCACAGTCACAGACAATTATAAATCCTCTTTTGCGGAAAAGAATGACACCAACAAAATACTGCACGATGGTGATCTATGTAACACTATAAATTCTGAGGCCATTATTCAACTCTACGCAATCTTGGAGGCTGTGGCTGACAGAATTGAAATGCATACCAACGTTGGAGAACAACGCAACAATTGGAACACCCTCTTGTTAAACTCCATCAACATGCTAACGCTCACGGCCTCAACCATGGCTGGTGTTGCAGGCGCGGGAAGTTGTGAAGGTGCACCACTTTTGGCTCTTAAACTATCATCTGCTCTTTTGTTTTCTGCAGCCACTGGGATGCTACTTGCTACCAACAAAATCCAACCCTCACAACTTGCCGAGGAACAAAGAAATGCTGCAAGACTTTTTAAGCAGCTTCAGGCACAGATCCAAACCACAATCGCTGTTGGAAATCCCAGTGAAAGTGACGTGAGGGGTGCTATGGAGAGGGTTTTGGCGTTGGACAAAGCTTATCCAATGCCTTTGTTAGGAGGAGCAATGCTTGAAAAGTTTCCTGAAAAGTTTGAAGCTGCTAGATGGTGGCCACAAAGTGGATTGAACATTAAGAAAGCACAGATGAAAATTAAGAAGAATAATGGATGGAATGTGGAgttggaagaggaaatgagggAGGTTATGGAAGTGGTGAAGAGAAAAGACATGGAAGACTATGAGAGGTTGGGGAACATTGCACTGAAGATAAACAAGGGTTTAGCTATTTCAGCACCTTTGCTCACTGGAATTGCAGCATTAGGGTCTGTGTTATCAGGAGACGGTTTCGTTCCTGTGGTGGCAGGGGCCTTGGCTACAGTGGTGAATGCTTTTGAGCATGGAGGGCAAGTTGGAATGGTGTATGAAATGTACAGAAACTGTGGTGGATTTTTCCAGCTCTTGGAAGAGACAATTGAAGCCACAATTGAAGAGAAAGACTTGGAGAAAAGAGAAAATGGGGAGCTGTTTGAATTGAAGATGGCCTTGCAATTGGGAAGAAGTGTATCAGAGCTGAGACAACTTGCTTCAAAATCTGCTTCATGTCGTATAGAAGAGAGGGAGATAGATGAATTCGCTAGCAAACTCTTCTAA